The Microcoleus sp. FACHB-672 genomic interval TTCTTCGCTTAGGAATTGGCGGCGCGATCGGCGCTGCCGGTGGTTGGGGTATGGGCTTTTTCCTGAAAAAAGCTGAGTTTCTCTCTGAAGAACTAAAAAACTTAGTCGTTTTAGCCGGCTTGTGGGGTTTATTTTGTCTGGCGCAAGGCGTGCGGGATGAGTCCGGACTGATGGCAACGGTGGTTGCCGGTATTGTTTTGCGTTCGGCGTCTTTGCCAGAGGAGCGTTTGTTGCGCCGGTTTAAGGGCCAGCTCACGATTTTAGCCGTTTCAGTGCTGTTTATTTTGCTGGCTGCAGATTTATCCCTCGCCAGTATTATCGCTTTAGGATGGGGCAGCCTTTTCACAGTCTTAGCACTCATGTTTATAGTGCGCCCGATTAATGTCTGGCTTTGCACTTGGAACAGTGGGCTAAACTGGCGTCAAAAGCTCTTTGTCTGTTGGATTGCCCCCAGAGGAATTGTTTCCGCCTCAGTGTCTTCTCTATTTGCAATTTTGTTAACTCAGCGCGGAATTAACGGGGGAGATTCAATTAAAGCCCTGGTTTTTCTAACAATTATCTTGACGGTTTTTGTGCAAGGATTAACCGCTCGTTGGGTCGCTCAGTTGCTCCGCGTTACCTCCACAAAGGCAACCGGCGCTGTGATTGTTGGGTCGAATCCTCTATCACGGCTGATTGCGCGTCTATTCCAAGAACGGGGTGAATCTGTCGTTATAATTGATACCAACCCGGAAGCTTGTAAGCTGGCTGAAGAAGAAAATATTCCGATCTTTTTAAGCAGTGCCCTTGATACGAATGTATTGGACGAGGCGGGACTGGCATCAATCGGAACATTTTTAGCAATGACGAGCAATGGTGAGGTGAATTTAGTATTAGCTCAGCGTGCTGCGGAAGAATTTCAACCTCCTAGAGTTTTGGCAATATTCCCTCGTGATCCGCAAGCCAGTCCTCCCACGAATAAAGCAAAAATAAATCAGCCGTTTATGCCAGATGTGCCAAGTAAAGCTTGGAACGAATATATTAGCGACGGGGAAGTAAAGTTAGGGGAAACGCTTCTTAAAGAACCTGGCTTTGCTTTTCAAGAAGCTCATCTCCAAGCGCTAATTCGTTCGGGGGAATTGGTGCCCTTATTAAGGGAACGGGAAGCGCATTTGCAGGTAGTGCCGGCCTCTGAAACTTGGCAACCTGGAGATCGAATTATTTATCTGCTGCACGATCCTAAACCCAAACTTTTGAGGCGACTATCGGGTGCAAACAATTCTCGTCTAACTCTAGAAAAGCTGCCGGCGGTGGAAGAAATTCCGATCCCGGCTGCTGTGTTAGAAACTGCTTTAGAAGAAGTTAAAGCCGAGTCGTAAAAGTTATGACTGATGGGCTTCTAACCAAGCGACTAAATCACTAGCCTCGGAGAAATCCAACAGCGCTTCACCTAATTCCTCGAGCTGAGGGATGGATAAACGCTGAATGCGTTCTTGCATCTGTGAATCAACTCCACCCAGCCGGCGGGCGATCTGGCGTAAAATTAACAGCAACTCGCCAACTCGCCTTCTTGCCGACCTTCTTGCCGGCCTTCTTCAAGAATAGCTTGATAGGTAACAGATTCCTTCATAATGTCCTCTCTAAATAGTTGACGGCTCAAATCTTTTTCGAATCGTAAGCCGGCGAGAATATCCGCACAACTTAAAATATTTCGCCACTCATCAATGTCTTTAATTCTAGCGATTTGTTGAGCGACTTGCTCTAGGAAGGTTAGGGGAGAGGCGGTGCGAGTTAGAGTGGCTAGGAGCAGCAGTGCGGGGTTAGCTAGGAATGGCGCAATTGATGTAAAATTCAACGATCCTATAGGCACCGGCTTGTGTCATACAGGTATGACTTGTGAAATTGGACAGGTTAAG includes:
- a CDS encoding cation:proton antiporter produces the protein MDSPFDITLLIVLTVVSGIAAQVLGDYLKVPSIVFLLLFGILLGSDGLGVLHPNLLGEGLEVIVSLSVALILFEGGLNLELRELGRVSTSLRNLVTIGTLITLIGGGMAAHWLGEFPWPIAFLYAALVVVTGPTVIGPLLKQVQVDRQVAALLEGEGVLIDPVGAILAVLVLDIILNGDADPVRLISGLVLRLGIGGAIGAAGGWGMGFFLKKAEFLSEELKNLVVLAGLWGLFCLAQGVRDESGLMATVVAGIVLRSASLPEERLLRRFKGQLTILAVSVLFILLAADLSLASIIALGWGSLFTVLALMFIVRPINVWLCTWNSGLNWRQKLFVCWIAPRGIVSASVSSLFAILLTQRGINGGDSIKALVFLTIILTVFVQGLTARWVAQLLRVTSTKATGAVIVGSNPLSRLIARLFQERGESVVIIDTNPEACKLAEEENIPIFLSSALDTNVLDEAGLASIGTFLAMTSNGEVNLVLAQRAAEEFQPPRVLAIFPRDPQASPPTNKAKINQPFMPDVPSKAWNEYISDGEVKLGETLLKEPGFAFQEAHLQALIRSGELVPLLREREAHLQVVPASETWQPGDRIIYLLHDPKPKLLRRLSGANNSRLTLEKLPAVEEIPIPAAVLETALEEVKAES
- a CDS encoding DUF4351 domain-containing protein; the protein is MLLILRQIARRLGGVDSQMQERIQRLSIPQLEELGEALLDFSEASDLVAWLEAHQS